In Lentilitoribacter sp. Alg239-R112, the following proteins share a genomic window:
- a CDS encoding DUF6165 family protein, translating into MTLEIKAPISVGELIDKITILEIKSEKIKDSGKLKNIQVELKLLDQLLTSLKVSKGEVLQLKKQLKIVNFDIWQLEDSIRDHERDKNFDCGFVDLARKVYKTNDKRAAFKNKINILVGSVIVEEKSYQEYD; encoded by the coding sequence ATGACTTTGGAAATTAAAGCACCAATTTCTGTTGGGGAATTGATAGATAAGATAACGATTTTGGAAATAAAATCTGAGAAAATTAAAGATTCTGGTAAACTTAAAAATATCCAGGTTGAGTTGAAGTTGCTAGACCAATTGCTGACTTCTCTGAAAGTTAGTAAAGGGGAAGTGTTGCAACTTAAAAAGCAGTTGAAAATTGTTAATTTTGATATTTGGCAATTGGAAGATAGCATCCGCGATCATGAACGCGATAAAAATTTTGATTGTGGCTTTGTAGATCTTGCTCGCAAAGTTTATAAAACAAATGATAAACGAGCTGCTTTTAAGAATAAGATCAATATTTTGGTCGGCTCAGTTATTGTGGAAGAGAAGTCATATCAAGAATATGATTAA